A single genomic interval of Trueperaceae bacterium harbors:
- a CDS encoding ATP-binding cassette domain-containing protein, producing MRREVLRVDDLTRHFGGFAAVSDLSFHVAEGEVVGLVGPNGAGKTTTFNVVTGFLRPSRGRVRLFGDDVTGLPPHRLARRGMVRTFQHTRVFSDLSVGENIGVASHLAERGGPWRAVFGVGAAERRRFNERTEEILDRAGIGSLRSNRAGSLAYGEQRVLEIALALAADPSLLLLDEPFAGMNETESTATMELIHRIREGGVSVLVIDHHMQTMARGCDRLVVMDHGLKLAEGRPGDVVTQPAVVEAYLGAGADLEAPVTAPQSDDVLIVRDLDVRYGRVRALEGAGLTVRRGEIVALVGANGAGKTTLLRAVSGLVTTAGGSIFLLGRDLTGVNPVARVRLGLAHCPEGREVFPRMSVLENLRIGAMTTDPAAANAGLEHVFDIFPRLRERSSQTAGSLSGGEQQMLAIGRALMSRPKLLLLDEPTLGLSPLLAREVGETLLRLNAEGLSVLLVEQNAVLALAIAHRAYVLENGRVAMAGPAAELRNDEAVKRVYLGA from the coding sequence ATGAGGCGCGAGGTCCTCCGCGTCGACGACCTCACGCGCCACTTCGGGGGCTTCGCCGCCGTCTCCGACCTGAGCTTCCACGTGGCGGAGGGCGAGGTCGTCGGCCTCGTCGGACCCAACGGGGCGGGGAAGACGACGACCTTCAACGTCGTCACGGGGTTCCTCAGACCCTCCCGCGGGCGGGTACGGTTGTTCGGAGACGACGTCACGGGTCTACCGCCTCACCGCCTGGCGCGGCGCGGGATGGTGCGCACGTTCCAGCACACCCGCGTGTTCAGTGACCTGAGCGTGGGCGAGAACATCGGTGTGGCCAGCCACCTTGCCGAACGTGGCGGACCTTGGCGGGCGGTGTTCGGCGTCGGCGCCGCCGAACGGCGGCGTTTCAACGAGAGAACCGAGGAGATCCTGGATCGGGCGGGCATCGGTAGCCTGCGGTCCAACCGCGCCGGTAGCCTCGCGTACGGCGAGCAACGTGTCCTCGAGATCGCGCTTGCGCTCGCCGCCGACCCGAGTCTGTTGCTGCTCGACGAGCCGTTCGCGGGCATGAACGAGACGGAGTCGACGGCCACGATGGAGCTCATCCACCGCATCCGGGAAGGGGGCGTGTCGGTGCTCGTCATCGACCACCACATGCAGACCATGGCGCGCGGCTGTGACCGACTGGTCGTGATGGATCACGGCCTGAAGCTAGCCGAGGGTCGGCCCGGTGACGTGGTCACCCAACCCGCCGTCGTGGAGGCCTACCTGGGTGCGGGCGCCGACCTCGAAGCCCCGGTCACCGCCCCGCAGAGTGATGACGTCCTCATCGTTCGGGACCTCGACGTCCGTTACGGTCGCGTGCGAGCACTGGAGGGCGCGGGCCTCACGGTTCGGCGCGGCGAGATCGTGGCGCTGGTCGGCGCGAACGGCGCGGGGAAGACGACGCTGCTACGGGCCGTGTCCGGCCTCGTGACCACGGCTGGTGGTTCGATCTTCCTCCTGGGCCGCGACCTGACCGGGGTCAACCCGGTGGCGCGAGTACGCTTGGGCCTGGCACATTGCCCTGAAGGGCGCGAGGTGTTCCCGCGCATGAGCGTGCTCGAGAACCTGCGGATCGGAGCCATGACCACGGACCCGGCGGCCGCCAACGCAGGGCTCGAACACGTCTTCGACATCTTCCCGCGTCTGCGCGAGCGCTCGTCGCAGACCGCCGGCAGCCTGTCGGGTGGCGAACAGCAGATGCTGGCGATCGGCCGCGCGCTCATGAGCAGGCCAAAGCTGCTCCTCCTTGACGAGCCGACCCTCGGCCTCTCCCCGCTGCTGGCTCGCGAGGTGGGTGAGACGCTGCTGCGCCTGAACGCCGAGGGCCTGAGCGTGCTCCTGGTGGAGCAGAACGCCGTGCTAGCGTTGGCCATCGCTCACAGGGCGTACGTGCTCGAGAACGGTCGCGTGGCCATGGCGGGACCGGCGGCCGAGCTCAGGAACGACGAGGCCGTGAAGCGCGTGTACCTCGGGGCCTGA
- a CDS encoding branched-chain amino acid ABC transporter permease: MALQLALNALHSSSLYALVALGLTLVLGVLDIADFAQGAIYMLGAYTAYFATSLLGLSFFVALPLAMLIGALLAATNYLVVYRPLRRFSGATTFIAALGLLLILQNLALQAFGADFRLVKAPFADVRVGFLGATWTGYQVVIAAAVAVLVVGAWAFLKFTPVGMALRAVSQNRRGALVVGLDPFRVEVVAFLLAGALAGAAGTLASGVNAFDPSIAAIVVIKAFAIVIFGGMGSVPGAIVGALIVGLAENLTAGLVNTQYAELTAFVLMVLVLLVRPRGLFGPPEAKL, translated from the coding sequence ATGGCGCTGCAGTTGGCGTTGAACGCGCTTCACTCCAGCAGCCTCTACGCGTTGGTGGCGCTGGGCCTCACGCTCGTGCTTGGGGTGCTCGACATCGCCGACTTCGCCCAGGGCGCCATCTACATGCTGGGTGCCTACACGGCGTACTTCGCGACCAGCCTGCTCGGACTGTCTTTCTTCGTCGCGTTGCCGCTCGCCATGCTCATCGGTGCCCTGTTGGCCGCGACCAACTACCTCGTCGTGTACCGACCACTACGACGCTTCAGCGGCGCCACGACGTTCATCGCCGCGCTCGGCCTCCTCCTGATCCTGCAGAACCTTGCGCTGCAAGCGTTCGGAGCCGACTTCAGGCTCGTCAAGGCGCCGTTCGCCGACGTGCGCGTCGGCTTCTTGGGCGCCACGTGGACCGGCTACCAGGTCGTCATCGCGGCGGCGGTGGCCGTTCTCGTCGTGGGCGCTTGGGCGTTCCTCAAGTTCACCCCGGTCGGCATGGCGTTGCGGGCCGTCTCGCAGAACAGACGTGGCGCCCTGGTGGTCGGGCTCGATCCGTTCCGGGTGGAGGTAGTCGCCTTCCTGCTCGCCGGTGCACTCGCGGGTGCGGCGGGCACGCTGGCCTCCGGCGTCAACGCCTTCGACCCGAGCATTGCCGCCATCGTGGTGATCAAGGCGTTCGCCATCGTGATCTTCGGCGGGATGGGGAGCGTGCCAGGGGCCATCGTCGGGGCGCTCATCGTCGGCCTCGCCGAGAACCTAACCGCCGGCCTCGTGAACACCCAGTACGCAGAGCTGACCGCGTTCGTCCTCATGGTTCTCGTGCTACTGGTGCGTCCCAGGGGCCTCTTCGGTCCCCCCGAGGCGAAGCTGTGA
- a CDS encoding GntR family transcriptional regulator, which translates to MPHLDRESPLPYYHQLKAILRDQIREQALAHGDPLRPLPLPTEKELQERYRVSRSVVRQAISELVQEGVVVREQGRGTFALPHKARHNPQPEKARSHGLSGYLKEHGIPSGTRLISREVTTPDAEAAIALGLTDGQLVLRFERARTAGQDTIGLQTVSLPLGLVEALPTALADEDLLYGASSLDYLGGRLGLSLSTSHRSIEAVALGAHGAELLGAQVGQPALRVKRVVRDVHGRAVEYFDAVYRGDKFEYSLEFDHG; encoded by the coding sequence ATGCCCCATCTCGATCGCGAGAGCCCGCTTCCCTACTACCACCAACTGAAGGCCATACTGCGCGACCAGATCAGGGAGCAGGCACTCGCGCACGGCGACCCGCTCCGGCCGTTACCGCTCCCCACCGAGAAGGAGCTGCAGGAGCGCTACCGGGTGTCGCGTTCGGTGGTGCGCCAGGCCATCTCCGAGTTGGTGCAGGAGGGCGTGGTGGTGCGGGAGCAGGGGAGGGGCACCTTCGCCTTGCCTCACAAGGCGCGGCACAACCCACAGCCCGAGAAGGCGCGCTCGCACGGGCTGTCGGGCTACCTCAAGGAGCATGGGATCCCGTCGGGCACGCGCCTTATCTCGCGCGAGGTCACCACGCCCGACGCGGAGGCGGCCATCGCCCTGGGCCTCACGGACGGCCAGCTCGTCCTCCGCTTCGAGCGGGCTCGCACCGCCGGCCAGGACACCATCGGCCTGCAGACGGTGAGCCTGCCACTCGGCCTCGTCGAGGCGCTGCCAACGGCTCTCGCGGACGAGGACCTCCTATACGGAGCGTCCTCGCTCGACTACCTGGGCGGCCGACTGGGGCTCTCGCTTTCGACCAGTCACAGGAGCATCGAGGCGGTGGCGCTAGGAGCTCACGGCGCCGAGTTGCTCGGAGCGCAGGTAGGCCAGCCCGCCCTGCGCGTCAAGCGCGTGGTCCGCGACGTGCACGGTAGGGCGGTCGAGTACTTCGACGCGGTCTACCGGGGCGACAAGTTCGAGTACAGCCTGGAGTTCGATCACGGATGA
- a CDS encoding ABC transporter substrate-binding protein, which produces MLIGEPSARRGRLAIGATAVLLLNLLMLGLAQTVVTIGFSLPLTGGAAKEGTEAKVGAELAAQVINDAGGFQVGDQTVTFKLVFEDDLCSPQGAIDAANRLAVAGAAYVGGSFCSSAALAEMPVLAALEIPQIAYAYADELTGSARRDAGADLAVRLGVQAANEMVPLAKYAVLENGHKTFFAMAQNTDFGRSMMKHFRATVEALGGSYVAEPEYFAYAAPDYRTILTKAKNSGADAIVAIGLAQEMIGILLQSKELGVTQTIYGSDLVSDVSVTGAVGDAVVGTYFPWYDDPGTAARTFDRTEIEPGVKAMLEAGERILGVTPGRNHGLGWGTILLIKQAMERAGSVEPKSVMAEVLSGDDFELSYGNYHFLQCGQPVLGAGVATFDENGLLLVADRDYAFVEPALLTEADLCQ; this is translated from the coding sequence GTGCTCATCGGTGAACCATCCGCGAGGCGGGGGAGACTGGCCATCGGTGCCACCGCCGTACTACTGCTCAACCTCCTCATGCTGGGGTTGGCGCAGACCGTCGTGACAATAGGCTTCTCGCTGCCCCTCACCGGGGGCGCCGCGAAGGAAGGGACGGAGGCCAAGGTCGGCGCCGAGCTGGCCGCGCAGGTCATCAACGACGCCGGCGGCTTCCAGGTCGGGGATCAGACGGTGACCTTCAAGCTGGTGTTCGAAGACGACCTGTGCTCCCCGCAGGGCGCCATCGACGCTGCCAACCGCCTTGCGGTGGCGGGTGCCGCTTACGTGGGCGGCTCCTTCTGTAGTTCTGCCGCCCTCGCCGAGATGCCCGTGCTCGCGGCCCTCGAGATCCCACAGATCGCGTACGCGTACGCGGACGAACTCACCGGCTCCGCTCGGCGTGATGCAGGCGCCGACCTGGCCGTCAGACTCGGCGTGCAGGCCGCGAACGAGATGGTGCCGCTCGCCAAGTACGCCGTGCTCGAGAACGGCCACAAGACGTTCTTCGCCATGGCGCAGAACACCGACTTCGGGCGCAGCATGATGAAGCACTTCAGGGCCACCGTGGAGGCGTTGGGCGGCAGCTACGTGGCCGAACCAGAGTACTTCGCTTACGCCGCACCGGACTACCGCACCATCCTCACCAAGGCCAAGAACTCCGGCGCAGACGCCATCGTCGCCATCGGCCTGGCGCAGGAGATGATCGGCATCCTGCTGCAGAGCAAGGAGCTCGGGGTCACCCAGACCATCTACGGCTCCGACCTCGTGTCCGACGTTAGCGTCACGGGCGCCGTCGGCGACGCCGTGGTCGGGACCTACTTCCCCTGGTACGACGACCCCGGCACCGCAGCGCGCACCTTCGACCGCACCGAGATCGAACCCGGCGTGAAGGCCATGCTCGAGGCCGGAGAACGGATCCTCGGCGTGACGCCCGGCCGCAACCACGGGCTCGGCTGGGGGACCATCCTGCTCATCAAGCAGGCGATGGAGCGCGCCGGTAGCGTGGAGCCGAAGTCGGTCATGGCCGAGGTCCTCTCCGGCGACGACTTCGAGCTCTCCTACGGCAACTACCACTTCCTGCAGTGCGGTCAGCCCGTGTTGGGCGCCGGCGTCGCCACCTTCGACGAGAACGGCCTGCTGCTGGTGGCGGACCGCGACTACGCGTTCGTGGAACCCGCTCTCCTGACGGAAGCGGACCTCTGCCAGTAA
- a CDS encoding nuclear transport factor 2 family protein — translation MTTNTGTAPTPSEWLAANPTAPAEQAVAVAFLNDMERRDLAAAERALTAGFVMVFPGPARYSRLDELVAGSRGRYKRVAKRIEAVEGFAVGSTHVVWVRGTLYGENSFGVPFADVRFVDRFEIVHGLLTRQDVWNDLAESGVLAVRS, via the coding sequence GTGACCACCAATACCGGCACCGCCCCCACCCCAAGCGAATGGTTGGCCGCGAACCCGACGGCGCCGGCGGAACAGGCGGTGGCCGTCGCGTTCCTGAACGACATGGAGCGGCGGGATCTTGCGGCCGCGGAACGAGCCTTGACGGCAGGCTTCGTGATGGTGTTCCCCGGCCCGGCGCGCTACTCGCGGCTCGACGAGCTCGTGGCAGGCAGCCGTGGTCGCTACAAGCGCGTCGCCAAGCGGATCGAAGCGGTCGAGGGGTTCGCCGTGGGCAGCACTCACGTGGTGTGGGTCCGCGGTACCCTGTACGGCGAGAACTCATTTGGGGTCCCGTTCGCCGACGTCCGTTTCGTCGACCGCTTCGAGATCGTCCACGGCCTGCTGACCAGGCAGGACGTGTGGAACGACCTAGCCGAGAGCGGCGTGCTGGCAGTGCGCTCATGA
- a CDS encoding branched-chain amino acid ABC transporter permease — protein sequence MRVASRAEGRVEASAAPATHRTQAVLGWVLGLGAAALALAAPHIFTGIAARHLLVLIAINIVLVASLDLLIGGAGLLSLGHAAFMGIGAYASALVVKSGQPFPVGLLAAVLAAALAGLIIGLPALRLKGHYFSVVTFIVGIIVTILMTNMVDLTRGPMGLTGIPFVKLEVFGLEHTFKTIVFKVGYYYFVLAFAALVLLLRWRVGRSRFGRALTAIKGDENLAESVGIATYRVKVTAFAVAAAVAGVAGSLYAHYAAFISPDSFTFVHSFDLFVMNLLGGAGTVLGPIVGPVFLTALTAGLKGLSPALAQVMHGVVLIVVIVVLPTGIAGGLKRLVAALEDRRR from the coding sequence GTGAGGGTCGCCTCCAGGGCCGAGGGGCGCGTCGAGGCGAGCGCGGCGCCTGCCACCCACCGCACCCAAGCGGTGCTCGGTTGGGTGCTTGGGCTGGGCGCCGCTGCGTTGGCGCTGGCGGCGCCGCACATCTTCACGGGAATCGCAGCCAGGCACCTACTGGTGCTCATCGCCATCAACATCGTGCTGGTCGCTAGCCTCGACCTGCTCATCGGCGGCGCTGGGCTCCTGTCGCTGGGTCACGCGGCCTTCATGGGCATAGGGGCCTACGCCTCCGCCCTCGTGGTCAAGTCGGGCCAGCCGTTTCCCGTCGGCCTGTTGGCGGCGGTGCTCGCGGCGGCCCTGGCCGGGCTGATCATCGGGTTGCCGGCGCTTCGCCTCAAAGGCCACTACTTCTCGGTGGTCACCTTCATCGTCGGGATAATCGTCACGATCCTCATGACGAACATGGTCGACCTGACGAGAGGGCCGATGGGCCTCACCGGCATCCCCTTCGTCAAGTTGGAGGTGTTCGGACTCGAGCACACCTTCAAGACGATCGTGTTCAAGGTGGGCTACTACTACTTCGTGCTCGCCTTCGCCGCACTCGTGCTCCTACTGCGTTGGCGCGTCGGGCGCTCGCGCTTCGGCAGGGCCCTCACCGCCATCAAGGGAGACGAGAACCTGGCGGAGAGCGTCGGGATAGCCACCTACCGCGTGAAGGTAACGGCGTTCGCGGTCGCGGCGGCCGTGGCCGGAGTCGCCGGTTCGCTGTACGCCCACTACGCCGCGTTCATCAGCCCCGACTCCTTCACGTTCGTGCACTCGTTCGACCTGTTCGTGATGAACCTTCTGGGCGGTGCCGGCACGGTCCTCGGCCCGATCGTCGGACCCGTGTTCCTGACGGCGTTGACGGCCGGCCTCAAAGGCCTCTCGCCGGCGCTGGCGCAGGTCATGCACGGCGTGGTGCTGATCGTGGTCATCGTGGTGCTGCCCACGGGCATCGCCGGCGGCCTGAAACGCCTCGTCGCCGCCTTGGAAGACCGCCGGCGATGA
- a CDS encoding hydroxymethylglutaryl-CoA lyase, translating to MNGQATVLGATTTVVRTFPPDRPLPRAVRLVEVGLRDGLQSLPAVLPTEQKLALIDALLAAGVTSLQVASFVNPVRVPQMADADELSKRLAPLLEGRPEVRLSGLALNRRGVERLAAAGLRHVDLSLSASEPHSRRNAGMSVEEAEGHIRAAVGTAIGLGLEVRAGVQCVFGSAPGDEVPLERVLRLSETLIAAGATELALADSAGLADPLRLATVVAAVQERVAPVAITLHLHDTRGLGMANLVTALRLGIASFDTAFGGLGGCPFITGAAGNLGTEDVVFLFDSLGLNTGVDLLGVARATRLAEGWSAASMPSRLYQLVKEGAIEPDEEEQRGTDGR from the coding sequence ATGAACGGGCAGGCCACCGTCCTCGGGGCCACGACCACGGTGGTGAGGACCTTCCCACCCGACCGGCCCTTGCCTCGGGCGGTGCGCCTCGTCGAGGTCGGTCTGCGCGATGGGCTGCAGAGCCTGCCGGCGGTGCTGCCCACCGAACAGAAGCTGGCCTTGATAGACGCGCTGCTGGCGGCAGGGGTGACGAGCCTGCAGGTCGCCTCGTTCGTGAACCCCGTCCGCGTGCCGCAGATGGCGGACGCCGACGAACTGTCCAAGCGTCTGGCACCGCTCCTGGAAGGACGGCCGGAGGTGCGCTTGAGTGGCCTCGCCCTGAACCGCCGCGGCGTAGAGCGCCTGGCGGCGGCCGGGTTGCGACACGTCGACCTTTCCCTGTCCGCCTCAGAACCTCACTCGCGTAGGAACGCCGGCATGAGCGTGGAGGAGGCCGAAGGGCACATCCGCGCCGCGGTCGGGACGGCCATAGGTCTCGGGCTGGAGGTGAGGGCGGGCGTCCAGTGCGTGTTCGGTTCCGCCCCCGGCGATGAGGTGCCGCTCGAGCGCGTCTTGCGCCTCAGCGAGACCCTGATCGCCGCCGGCGCGACCGAGCTCGCCCTGGCCGACTCCGCCGGACTCGCCGACCCACTGCGCCTGGCCACCGTCGTCGCCGCCGTCCAGGAGCGGGTGGCGCCGGTCGCCATCACGCTCCACCTCCACGACACGCGTGGGCTCGGCATGGCGAACCTGGTGACGGCCCTGCGCTTGGGCATCGCGAGTTTCGACACCGCTTTCGGCGGCCTGGGTGGCTGCCCGTTCATCACTGGGGCGGCCGGGAACCTGGGGACGGAAGACGTCGTCTTCCTGTTCGACTCGCTGGGCCTGAACACCGGCGTCGACCTGCTGGGCGTCGCCCGGGCCACGCGCTTGGCAGAAGGCTGGTCGGCCGCCAGCATGCCCAGCCGCCTGTATCAGCTTGTGAAGGAAGGGGCGATCGAGCCTGACGAGGAGGAGCAACGTGGCACAGACGGCCGCTGA